One segment of Brassica napus cultivar Da-Ae chromosome C3, Da-Ae, whole genome shotgun sequence DNA contains the following:
- the LOC106358546 gene encoding ATPase 2, plasma membrane-type-like: MPTVLSVTMAIGSHRLSQQGAITKRMTAIEEMAGMDVLCSDKTGTLTLNKLSVDKNLVEVFCKGVEKDQVLLFAAMASRIENQDAIDAAMVGMLADPKEARAGIREVHFLPFNPVDKRTALTYIDSSGSWHRVSKGAPEQILELAKANSDLSKKVLSIIDKYAERGLRSLAVARQVVPEKTKESPGGPWEFVGLLPLFDPPRHDSAETIRRALNLGVNVKMITGDQLAIGKETGRRLGMGTNMYPSSALLGTHKDANLASIPVEELIEKADGFAGVFPEHKYEIVKKLQELKHIVGMTGDGVNDAPALKKADIGIAVADATDAARGASDIVLTEPGLSVIISAVLTSRAIFQRMKNYTIYAVSITIRIVFGFMLIALIWKFDFSAFMVLIIAILNDGTIMTISKDRVKPSPTPDSWKLKEIFATGVVLGGYQAMMTVIFFLAAHKTDFFSDTFGVRSIRNNNNELMGAVYLQVSIISQALIFVTRSRSWSFVERPGALLMVAFLIAQLVATLIAVYANWEFAKVRGIGWGWAGVIWLYSIVTYFPQDIFKFAIRYILSGKAWLNLFENKTAFTMKKDYGKEEREAQWALAQRTLHGLQPKEAVNIFPEKGSYRELSEIAEQAKRRAEIARLRELHTLKGHVESVVKLKGLDIETPGHYTV, from the exons ATGCCTACTGTCTTGTCTGTCACCATGGCTATTGGCTCTCACAGGCTCTCTCAGCAAGGTGCCATCACCAAGCGTATGACTGCCATTGAAGAAATGGCGGGGATGGATGTTCTGTGCAGTGACAAAACCGGGACGCTGACTCTAAATAAACTGAGTGTGGATAAAAACTTAGTTGAGGTTTTCTGCAAGGGTGTGGAGAAAGATCAGGTTCTGTTGTTTGCAGCTATGGCTTCAAGGATTGAGAACCAGGATGCCATTGATGCAGCCATGGTTGGGATGCTTGCTGATCCAAAGGAGGCTAGAGCTGGCATCAGAGAGGTTCACTTCCTTCCGTTTAACCCTGTGGATAAGAGAACTGCTTTGACTTACATAGACTCAAGTGGTAGCTGGCATAGAGTCAGTAAAGGTGCTCCTGAGCAGATCCTTGAGCTTGCCAAAGCCAACAGTGATCTTAGTAAGAAGGTGCTCTCTATCATCGACAAGTATGCTGAGCGTGGTCTAAGGTCTTTGGCTGTTGCTCGTCAGGTGGTGCCTGAGAAAACAAAGGAAAGTCCAGGTGGACCATGGGAGTTTGTTGGTTTGTTGCCACTCTTTGATCCACCAAGACATGACAGTGCTGAAACAATTAGAAGGGCTTTGAATCTTGGTGTTAATGTCAAGATGATCACTG GTGATCAGCTTGCTATTGGTAAAGAAACTGGTCGGAGACTCGGAATGGGAACAAACATGTATCCATCTTCAGCTCTTCTCGGTACTCACAAGGACGCAAACCTTGCATCCATTCCTGTTGAGGAGTTAATAGAAAAAGCTGATGGTTTCGCTGGAGTCTTCCCAGAGCACAAGTACGAGATTGTGAAGAAGTTACAAGAGCTGAAACATATCGTTGGGATGACTGGTGATGGTGTGAATGATGCTCCTGCTTTAAAGAAAGCTGATATTGGTATAGCTGTGGCTGATGCTACTGATGCAGCTCGTGGCGCTTCGGATATAGTTCTCACTGAGCCTGGACTTAGTGTTATCATCAGTGCCGTTCTCACCAGCAGAGCTATATTCCAGAGAATGAAGAACTACACTATTTACGCAGTCTCAatcacaatccggattgtgtttGGTTTCATGCTTATTGCTCTGATATGGAAGTTTGACTTCTCAGCGTTCATGGTTCTGATCATTGCCATTCTTAACGATGGTACCATCATGACAATCTCAAAGGACAGAGTCAAGCCATCTCCCACGCCTGATAGCTGGAAACTTAAAGAGATTTTTGCAACTGGAGTTGTCCTTGGTGGTTACCAAGCCATGATGACTGTTATTTTCTTCTTGGCGGCACACAAGACTGACTTTTTCTcg GACACGTTTGGTGTGAGGTCCATTAGGAACAATAACAACGAGCTAATGGGTGCAGTGTACCTGCAAGTTAGTATCATTAGTCAGGCTTTGATCTTCGTCACAAGATCAAGGAGTTGGTCATTTGTTGAACGTCCTGGGGCGTTACTGATGGTTGCTTTCCTCATTGCACAACTT GTTGCTACTTTGATTGCGGTTTACGCTAACTGGGAGTTTGCAAAGGTTAGAGGTATTGGATGGGGATGGGCTGGAGTGATCTGGCTATACAGTATTGTAACATACTTCCCACAAGACATTTTCAAGTTTGCCATTAGATACATCTTGAGCGGTAAGGCTTGGCTCAACTTGTTTGAGAACAAGACGGCTTTCACAATGAAGAAAGATTATGGAAAAGAAGAGAGGGAGGCTCAATGGGCACTTGCTCAGAGGACACTTCACGGTTTGCAGCCAAAAGAAGCTGTTAACATCTTCCCTGAGAAAGGAAGTTACAGAGAATTGTCTGAGATTGCAGAGCAGGCTAAGAGAAGAGCTGAGATTGCTAG GCTTAGGGAGCTGCACACACTCAAGGGACATGTGGAATCAGTGGTGAAGCTAAAGGGCTTGGACATTGAAACTCCAGGACACTACACTGTCTAA